The proteins below are encoded in one region of Mycolicibacterium neworleansense:
- a CDS encoding WS/DGAT/MGAT family O-acyltransferase: MSNVLDVLDQTMFDLGQATGSETLLQCVWVYDRPIDIDGLRQFHEHLQRGRLSRCIGRSPLSFGRHRWVAPENPSDLEVVETARPREEFDDWLDEQVNSPLDLEHGPGWHLAVLPFTDGGTGVSLVISHCLTDGVGLWEAVADAALGRDDAITWPTTASRGRWQAIREDVGQTVSDIPSIGRAVVASMRMGRGGNSSEAAAPPSTASPAPAPEADESHLLPTATIFVDADEWDARASALGGTRNTLLVGLAARLAQRAGRVAADGSVVVTLPVNKRAADDTRANALGGVRATVDPTSATTDLTGIRTAVKQALIRHSEEPDPQQVVNALVPLLSQRLLKAARGATRGNPFNLVGASNVGVIDAAANRPDGTNADAFALRLHHLGVATSTLHRYGGVQTMLSGAVDGRIFVSLVSTLPDRLNTNDELRRELSTTLSEFSLSGAHL; encoded by the coding sequence ATGAGCAATGTACTGGATGTGCTCGATCAGACCATGTTCGACCTCGGACAGGCGACAGGTTCGGAAACCCTGCTGCAGTGTGTTTGGGTGTATGACCGGCCGATCGACATCGACGGTCTGCGGCAATTCCACGAGCATCTTCAGAGGGGACGGCTATCCCGCTGCATCGGGCGGTCACCATTGTCGTTCGGTCGCCATCGCTGGGTAGCACCCGAGAACCCATCCGACCTCGAGGTCGTCGAGACAGCCAGGCCGCGTGAAGAATTCGACGACTGGCTCGACGAGCAGGTCAACAGCCCACTCGATCTTGAGCACGGACCGGGCTGGCACCTTGCGGTGCTCCCCTTCACCGACGGCGGCACGGGCGTGAGCTTGGTCATCTCGCACTGTCTCACCGACGGTGTCGGGCTGTGGGAGGCCGTGGCCGATGCGGCACTCGGCCGCGACGACGCGATCACCTGGCCGACTACCGCATCACGCGGGCGGTGGCAGGCCATCCGCGAAGATGTCGGCCAAACTGTGAGCGATATCCCGTCCATCGGCCGTGCCGTCGTCGCCTCGATGCGGATGGGGCGTGGCGGTAACAGTTCCGAAGCTGCCGCGCCACCCAGTACCGCATCACCCGCACCAGCTCCTGAAGCCGACGAATCCCACCTTCTCCCAACGGCAACGATCTTCGTCGACGCCGATGAGTGGGACGCCCGCGCAAGTGCACTCGGCGGGACCCGCAACACACTGCTTGTGGGACTGGCAGCTCGCCTCGCCCAGCGCGCGGGGCGGGTTGCGGCCGACGGCTCTGTGGTCGTAACGCTGCCGGTCAACAAGCGCGCCGCAGACGATACCCGCGCCAACGCGCTCGGCGGCGTGCGCGCCACAGTCGACCCGACGTCAGCAACGACAGACCTGACCGGGATTCGAACGGCAGTCAAACAAGCCTTGATTCGCCACTCGGAGGAACCCGACCCCCAGCAGGTAGTGAATGCTCTGGTTCCGCTCTTGTCTCAGCGGCTTCTCAAAGCCGCCCGCGGCGCGACAAGAGGCAACCCGTTCAATCTGGTCGGTGCGTCGAACGTCGGTGTGATCGACGCCGCCGCCAACCGTCCAGACGGCACAAACGCCGACGCCTTCGCGTTGAGGCTTCACCACCTCGGTGTAGCCACGTCGACGCTGCACCGGTACGGCGGAGTCCAGACGATGCTGTCGGGAGCAGTGGACGGACGGATCTTTGTCTCGTTGGTCTCGACTCTGCCGGACCGCCTGAACACGAACGATGAATTGCGACGGGAGCTTTCAACCACCTTGAGTGAGTTCTCGCTCAGCGGCGCGCATCTCTGA
- a CDS encoding methyltransferase family protein: MGTNLRVAIQSVLGLAALGALLFVPAGTFNYWQAWVFLAVYSVMAILSTVYLLRKDKAVVERRMRVGQKAESRPVQKAVLVVIAVLSVGLPVFCGLDHRFGWSPVPTAVSWIGNVMFAIGLVITIFTIVQNSYASANITVESEQKLVSTGLYGLVRHPMYMGALLMVAGMPLALGSWWGLAVLIPVLVIYAFRIQDEEKLLRQQLAGYGEYTQKVHYRLVPLVW; encoded by the coding sequence ATGGGCACCAATCTCCGGGTGGCTATCCAATCAGTTCTCGGTCTCGCGGCATTGGGCGCGCTGCTGTTCGTGCCGGCGGGAACGTTCAACTACTGGCAGGCATGGGTTTTTCTGGCCGTGTACTCGGTCATGGCGATTCTGTCTACCGTCTACTTGTTGAGGAAGGACAAGGCAGTTGTCGAGCGCCGCATGCGCGTTGGACAGAAGGCCGAGTCGAGACCGGTGCAGAAGGCGGTACTCGTCGTCATCGCGGTGTTGTCCGTCGGGCTTCCGGTGTTCTGTGGCCTCGACCATCGCTTCGGTTGGTCCCCGGTGCCCACCGCCGTGTCATGGATCGGCAACGTGATGTTCGCGATCGGTCTCGTGATCACGATCTTCACGATCGTCCAGAACAGCTACGCGTCGGCCAACATCACCGTCGAGTCGGAGCAGAAGCTGGTCTCCACCGGCCTCTATGGGCTCGTCCGGCATCCGATGTACATGGGGGCGCTGCTCATGGTGGCGGGAATGCCGCTCGCACTCGGTTCCTGGTGGGGGCTGGCTGTTCTCATTCCCGTCCTGGTCATCTACGCCTTCCGCATCCAGGACGAAGAGAAGCTGCTTCGGCAGCAACTCGCCGGGTATGGGGAATACACGCAGAAGGTGCACTACCGGCTCGTACCACTCGTCTGGTGA
- a CDS encoding thioesterase domain-containing protein, translated as MRSLAAQVGRDESSQEVVPVEILKAGEGVPLCCVHDGFGLSWSYRALGQYVDGPIVGINRASADGEAEALSIQGMAANYADRLQDLYPVGPYRILGWSFGGVVAHALAVELQRRGCEVERLVLLDGLLNPNRFWKSITRKIAQNQAVAEGWVLDYILRTNKVRIPMHFGLLTYSRVADIFARHGASPPSRQLVEFMARSVSSGQLLLLDHRPELFDGDVVMFSAARPRCEETSGDGLMSKLARLRNRRAARALLHSWRPYVSGNITVRPVDCTHFEMFTPEALSGYIEQLKSVLERTSE; from the coding sequence GTGCGCAGTTTGGCTGCGCAGGTCGGTCGGGATGAGAGTTCGCAAGAAGTGGTCCCGGTCGAGATTCTGAAGGCGGGTGAAGGTGTTCCGTTGTGTTGTGTCCATGACGGTTTCGGGTTGAGTTGGTCGTATCGGGCATTGGGCCAGTATGTCGATGGCCCGATCGTCGGTATCAACCGAGCTTCAGCCGACGGTGAGGCCGAAGCGCTGTCCATCCAGGGTATGGCGGCGAACTACGCAGATCGGCTGCAGGACTTGTATCCGGTTGGGCCGTATCGGATTCTGGGCTGGTCATTCGGTGGTGTGGTCGCTCATGCATTGGCTGTGGAGCTTCAGCGGCGCGGGTGTGAGGTTGAGCGGTTGGTGTTGCTCGACGGCCTGTTGAACCCGAACAGATTCTGGAAGAGCATCACCAGGAAGATCGCGCAGAATCAGGCGGTGGCCGAAGGATGGGTTCTGGATTACATCCTGCGGACCAACAAGGTCCGGATTCCGATGCATTTTGGGCTGCTGACGTATTCGCGGGTGGCCGATATCTTTGCTCGGCACGGGGCCAGTCCTCCGTCGCGGCAGTTGGTCGAATTCATGGCGCGCAGTGTGAGCTCGGGTCAGTTGTTGTTGCTCGACCATCGGCCTGAACTGTTTGATGGTGATGTCGTGATGTTCTCGGCTGCCCGTCCTCGGTGCGAGGAGACCAGCGGGGATGGGCTCATGTCGAAGTTGGCGCGGCTGCGTAACCGCAGGGCGGCCAGAGCGCTTCTGCACAGTTGGCGCCCTTATGTTTCCGGGAACATCACGGTGCGACCGGTGGACTGCACCCACTTCGAAATGTTCACTCCGGAAGCACTGAGTGGGTACATCGAACAGCTCAAGTCTGTCCTGGAAAGAACCTCGGAATAG
- a CDS encoding WS/DGAT/MGAT family O-acyltransferase, with product MRTTYKHETRECNADTVPNISNVLDVLDQRTFDLGLAIGVNSLLQSVWIYDRPVDITGLQQFHDHLRRGRLSRGIERSPLSFGRHRWVASENFSEIEIIETARPREEFDDWLDEQIDTPLDCEHGPGWHLAVLPFTDGGSGVSLVVSHCLIDGVGLCEALADAALGRDDPISWPAAASRGRWQARMQDTWQTVRDIPAMARGFVAAIRLARRSREGATTPATSTTVASPAQAAVSDESIRVPMATVLVDAGEWDSRAEALGGTSNTLLVGLAARLAHRAGRVGADGSVIVTMPVNQRADGDTRANARSSVALSVDPALATTDLREIRASVKQALIRHGEVPDEELAVNAIIPLLPKRFLGATSRVGSVNQVGSSNLGVVNPAASRADGTDADYFAVKVLPHLGLTEAMLHRFGGTQSFLSGRANGQVFVSAHSYLPDRVNTNERLKQDLSQALNDFSLTGTHL from the coding sequence ATGCGGACCACTTACAAACACGAGACGCGTGAATGCAACGCGGATACAGTTCCAAACATCAGCAACGTCCTCGATGTGCTCGACCAGCGTACGTTTGATCTCGGGCTGGCGATAGGAGTCAACAGCCTGCTCCAGAGCGTCTGGATTTATGACCGCCCGGTCGACATCACAGGTCTTCAGCAGTTCCACGACCATCTTCGGCGGGGGCGTCTGTCCCGCGGCATCGAGCGGTCACCGCTGTCGTTCGGCCGGCACCGCTGGGTGGCATCGGAGAATTTCTCCGAGATCGAGATCATCGAGACAGCCAGACCCCGTGAAGAATTCGACGACTGGCTAGACGAGCAGATCGATACTCCGCTCGATTGCGAGCACGGGCCCGGCTGGCACCTTGCGGTGCTCCCATTCACCGATGGAGGCTCAGGTGTGAGCTTGGTCGTGTCACATTGCCTCATCGATGGCGTCGGGCTGTGCGAGGCACTGGCTGATGCTGCACTCGGCCGTGACGACCCGATCAGCTGGCCTGCTGCCGCATCGCGCGGTCGTTGGCAAGCCCGCATGCAGGACACCTGGCAAACCGTGCGCGACATCCCCGCGATGGCGCGGGGCTTTGTCGCAGCGATTCGGCTCGCCCGGCGCAGCCGGGAGGGGGCGACAACCCCGGCCACTTCGACGACTGTCGCGTCACCTGCACAAGCCGCCGTTTCCGACGAATCGATCCGGGTCCCGATGGCAACGGTCCTCGTCGATGCCGGCGAATGGGATTCTCGCGCAGAGGCGCTGGGCGGGACCAGCAACACTCTTCTCGTGGGGTTGGCGGCTCGGCTCGCCCATCGCGCAGGACGTGTCGGCGCGGACGGATCGGTGATCGTCACGATGCCCGTCAATCAGCGCGCCGACGGAGATACCCGCGCCAACGCGAGAAGCAGTGTGGCCCTATCGGTCGACCCTGCGCTTGCGACCACGGACCTGCGCGAGATCCGCGCCTCGGTCAAACAAGCGCTGATCCGTCACGGGGAAGTCCCCGACGAGGAGCTGGCAGTGAATGCCATCATTCCGCTGTTACCCAAGCGGTTTCTCGGGGCCACTTCCCGTGTCGGTTCGGTGAACCAGGTCGGTTCGTCCAACCTCGGTGTGGTCAACCCGGCCGCCAGCCGGGCCGATGGTACGGACGCCGACTACTTCGCCGTGAAAGTCCTCCCGCACCTAGGGCTGACAGAGGCGATGCTGCACCGGTTCGGCGGGACTCAGTCATTTCTCTCCGGCCGAGCGAACGGGCAGGTATTTGTCTCAGCCCATTCATATCTACCCGACCGAGTCAACACGAATGAGCGGTTGAAGCAAGACCTTTCACAGGCATTGAACGATTTTTCGCTGACCGGCACGCATCTTTGA
- the htpG gene encoding molecular chaperone HtpG, protein MSAHVEQLEFQAEARQLLELLVHSVYSNKDSFLRELISNASDALDKLRLETLRNKDLTADISDLHIDIEVGRDPRTLTVRDNGIGMTHDEVVALIGTLAKSGTAELRQQLQEAKQAAASEELIGQFGVGFYSTFMVADKVELLTRKAGESGATRWVSSGDGTYTIESVDDAPQGTSVTLHLKPEDVEDQLHDYTAEHKIRELVKKYSDFIAWPVRMQVEQRTPAPEEGGPDTVTVETQTLNSMKALWAKPKDEVSEEEYHEFYKHIAHAWDDPLAIISMRGEGSFEYQALLFIPSHAPFDMFTRDARTGVQLYIKRVFVIGDCEELMPGYLRFVKGVVDAQGMSLNVSREILQQDRQVTAIRRRLTKKVLSTITDLKSGKPEDYRIFWEQFGAVLKEGLISDLDNQDTLLRVSSFFSTFSDAEGAERLTTLPEYVERMKDGQEQIFYATGPSAEQLLKSPHLEAFKAKGYEVLLLTDPVDEIWVTSVPEFDGKPLQSVAKGEIDLDSDEDKAAHEAEREAQQQEFAGLVAWLKETLTERVSEVRLSSRLTESPACLITPTFGITPTLARIYRASGQVVPTGKRILELNPSHPLVTGLREAYKTGGDDAHSHRLAETAELLYGTALLAEGGVPDDPAKFAGLLADRLARTV, encoded by the coding sequence ATGTCTGCACACGTCGAGCAGTTGGAGTTTCAAGCGGAGGCACGCCAACTCCTGGAGTTGCTGGTGCACTCGGTCTACTCCAACAAGGATTCCTTTCTTCGGGAGCTGATCTCGAATGCGTCGGACGCCCTGGACAAGCTCCGCCTCGAAACTCTGCGGAACAAGGACCTGACCGCCGACATCTCCGACCTCCACATCGACATCGAGGTGGGGCGGGATCCACGGACCCTGACCGTGCGTGACAACGGCATCGGGATGACGCACGACGAAGTTGTGGCGCTGATCGGCACGCTCGCGAAGTCCGGAACCGCGGAGCTGCGTCAGCAATTGCAGGAAGCCAAGCAGGCGGCCGCCTCCGAGGAATTGATCGGACAGTTCGGCGTCGGCTTCTACTCGACGTTCATGGTGGCGGACAAGGTTGAACTGCTCACCCGCAAGGCCGGCGAGAGTGGAGCCACCCGATGGGTGTCGAGCGGCGACGGCACCTACACCATCGAGTCCGTCGATGACGCTCCGCAGGGCACATCGGTCACGCTGCACCTGAAACCCGAAGATGTCGAGGATCAACTTCACGACTACACCGCTGAGCACAAGATCAGAGAGCTCGTCAAGAAGTACTCCGACTTCATCGCCTGGCCCGTACGCATGCAGGTCGAACAACGTACGCCGGCCCCTGAGGAAGGCGGTCCGGACACCGTCACGGTCGAAACTCAGACGCTCAACTCGATGAAGGCGTTGTGGGCCAAGCCCAAAGACGAGGTTTCCGAGGAGGAATACCACGAGTTCTACAAGCACATCGCCCACGCCTGGGACGATCCGCTCGCGATCATCTCGATGAGGGGAGAGGGCAGCTTCGAGTACCAGGCCTTGTTGTTCATCCCGTCACACGCCCCATTCGACATGTTCACCAGGGACGCCAGGACCGGGGTCCAGCTCTATATCAAGCGCGTCTTCGTCATCGGAGATTGCGAAGAACTCATGCCCGGTTACCTGCGCTTCGTCAAGGGCGTGGTGGATGCACAGGGCATGTCACTCAACGTCTCCCGCGAGATCCTGCAGCAGGATCGGCAGGTCACGGCAATCCGTCGCCGGCTGACCAAGAAGGTCCTGTCGACAATCACGGATCTGAAGTCCGGCAAGCCCGAGGACTACCGCATCTTCTGGGAGCAATTCGGCGCTGTCCTCAAGGAGGGCCTGATATCCGACCTGGACAATCAGGACACGCTGCTGCGGGTGTCGTCCTTCTTCTCCACCTTCTCCGACGCAGAGGGCGCCGAGAGGCTCACGACGCTGCCCGAGTACGTCGAGCGGATGAAGGATGGTCAGGAACAGATCTTCTACGCCACCGGACCATCTGCCGAGCAACTTCTGAAGTCACCGCACCTGGAGGCATTCAAGGCCAAAGGTTACGAGGTCCTGCTGCTCACGGACCCGGTCGACGAGATCTGGGTGACTTCGGTGCCTGAATTCGACGGCAAGCCGCTGCAGTCGGTGGCCAAAGGTGAGATCGACCTCGACTCCGACGAGGACAAGGCCGCGCATGAGGCCGAGCGAGAGGCGCAGCAGCAAGAGTTCGCCGGCCTTGTGGCCTGGTTGAAGGAGACGCTGACCGAGCGGGTCTCGGAAGTGCGATTGTCCAGTAGGTTGACCGAGTCTCCGGCCTGCCTGATAACCCCCACGTTCGGCATCACGCCGACGCTGGCACGCATCTACCGGGCCTCAGGACAGGTTGTCCCGACCGGAAAACGGATCCTCGAACTCAACCCGAGCCATCCACTGGTCACCGGCTTGCGGGAGGCGTACAAGACGGGCGGAGACGACGCTCATTCGCATCGACTCGCTGAGACCGCCGAATTGCTCTACGGCACAGCCCTTCTTGCCGAGGGCGGGGTGCCCGACGACCCTGCCAAGTTCGCCGGACTGCTCGCCGACCGCTTGGCACGCACGGTGTAA